Sequence from the Desulfofalx alkaliphila DSM 12257 genome:
ATGCCTTTATTGCCTACTTGAAAAATCAAGGCATAGGCTGTGCTGTGCATTATCCTATTATTATACCCAAACAAAAACTGTATCGGGAAAAACTTGCCTATACCGGGAGCTGGCCGGTGGCAGAGCAGTTGGCTAAACGGTGCGTATCTATTCCTATCCATCCCGGGGTAAGCCCACAGCAAAGAAAATATATTGCGGAGGTTGTTGATAATTATGGCTAAAATCTTTGCTATCCATCAACCAAACTATTTACCCTGGATAGGGTTTTTTCATAAAATGATGAGCTGTGATTTATTTGTCTATGCCGATGATGTGCTAATGTCCTCAAAATCGGTAACCCATCGCAACAAGATTAAAGGGGCTAACGGTATCTTGTTGCTAAGTGTACCCTTATCCTTGAAAAAGGTTGAAATAAATAGGGTATTGATATGCAATACAGAAAATTGGGCAGAGCGGCATTACCAGACCATGCAGCACAGTTATGCCCGTTCTCCTTACTGGAACGACTACAAAGAACGGTTTAGGGATATTTACAGTAAAAAATGGCTTAGGCTGGTTGAC
This genomic interval carries:
- a CDS encoding WbqC family protein yields the protein MAKIFAIHQPNYLPWIGFFHKMMSCDLFVYADDVLMSSKSVTHRNKIKGANGILLLSVPLSLKKVEINRVLICNTENWAERHYQTMQHSYARSPYWNDYKERFRDIYSKKWLRLVDLNVALIDLIRNILDIDTPTVFSSQLPDLQGKKSERIVNISNILGVKTYLSGQGAKVYNDEEIFKRHGLELVYQQFNHPIYPQLWGDFVDKLSVVDLIFNCGPGSREIVEMSTNG